From the Prunus dulcis chromosome 4, ALMONDv2, whole genome shotgun sequence genome, one window contains:
- the LOC117626012 gene encoding LOW QUALITY PROTEIN: UDP-glycosyltransferase 79B6-like (The sequence of the model RefSeq protein was modified relative to this genomic sequence to represent the inferred CDS: deleted 1 base in 1 codon), whose product MAQPNLNETSSSNFHIAMFPWFAMGHSIPFLHLSNELAARGHRISFLLPKKAQIQLQHLNLHPHLIAFCSVIVPHIEGLPEGTETASDIPTSSTPLLATAMDRTRQQIQGFLVSCGANDRKVDMIFYDFAHWVPEITRGLGIKCINYGVACAAITAMAIVPARNVPKDRPVTEEDLRDPPPGYPSSTVVMLPGREVQSLMFITMPYGDGITFYERLMTAKKGCDVMCIRTCREVEGVFCDYLEAQYKKPVLLTGPILGVMDSNNRTNKKSEQLEDIWANWFSGFEPESVVFCGFGSQWVLEKDQFQELVLGFELTGLPFFVALKPPVGCATIEEALPQGFEERVKGRGVVFGGWVQQILILSHPSVGCFVSHCGFGALWESLMSKNQIVLVPHGADHILNTKILVKDLKVAVEVERKENGWFSKESLSKTITTVMDKDNEVGVMVKKNHAKWRETLSTPGFMDGYIDRFVQKLKELVN is encoded by the exons CTCTAACGAGCTCGCAGCAAGAGGCCATAGAATCTCTTTCTTGCTGCCCAAAAAAGCTCAAATTCAGCTTCAACATCTCAACCTCCACCCACACCTCATTGCCTTTTGTTCAGTCATTGTTCCTCACATTGAAGGCCTCCCTGAGGGCACTGAGACTGCCTCTGACATCCCAACATCTTCGACCCCCTTGCTAGCGACTGCCATGGACCGCACCCGTCAGCAAATACAAGGCTTCCTAGTAAGTTGTGGTGCCAATGATCGTAAAGTCGACATGATTTTCTATGACTTTGCTCATTGGGTACCAGAAATTACAAGAGGGCTTGGAATTAAGTGCATTAACTACGGTGTTGCTTGTGCTGCGATAACTGCGATGGCTATTGTGCCAGCACGAAACGTGCCCAAAGATAGGCCTGTGACTGAGGAAGATCTACGAGACCCACCTCCTGGGTACCCATCATCAACTGTGGTAATGCTTCCTGGTCGTGAAGTCCAGTCCTTGATGTTCATTACGATGCCATATGGAGATGGGATCACTTTTTATGAGCGGCTCATGACCGCTAAGAAAGGATGTGACGTGATGTGCATCAGAACATGCAGAGAAGTGGAAGGTGTTTTTTGCGATTACCTGGAAGCACAGTATAAAAAGCCTGTGCTTTTAACTGGCCCTATTTTGGGCGTAATGGACTCTAATAAT AGAACAAACAAGAAGAGTGAACAATTAGAAGACATCTGGGCTAATTGGTTTTCTGGGTTTGAACCAGAATCTGTGGTGTTTTGTGGATTTGGAAGCCAGTGGGTGCTTGAAAAGGACCAATTTCAAGAGC TTGTGTTAGGGTTTGAACTAACTGGGCTGCCATTTTTCGTAGCTCTAAAACCACCTGTGGGTTGTGCTACAATTGAAGAGGCATTGCCACAAGGGTTTGAAGAAAGAGTTAAAGGGAGAGGGGTGGTGTTTGGTGGTTGGGTGCAACAGATATTGATTTTGAGCCACCCATCAGTTGGGTGCTTTGTGAGCCATTGTGGCTTTGGGGCATTGTGGGAGTCTTTGATGAGTAAAAATCAGATTGTGCTGGTTCCACACGGTGCTGACCATATATTAAACACCAAGATACTGGTTAAAGATCTCAAAGTTGCTGTGGAGgtagagagaaaagaaaatggatgGTTTTCAAAAGAGAGCTTGAGCAAAACCATTACAACCGTTATGGATAAGGACAATGAAGTGGGTGTTATGGTGAAGAAGAACCATGCAAAGTGGAGGGAAACACTGTCAACTCCCGGGTTTATGGATGGCTATATTGACAGGTTTGTTCAGAAGCTGAAAGAGcttgtaaattaa